Proteins encoded within one genomic window of Sphaerotilus montanus:
- a CDS encoding transglutaminase family protein: protein MSIHVALSHVTHYTYDRLVNMAPQIVRLRPAPHCRTPILSYSLRVEPETHFINWQQDPFSNYLGRLVFPEPTRHFKVTVDLVAEMSVYNPFDFFLEPSAENYPFVYEDGLKQELAPYLVPEPATPALQAFVDSIDRKEVRTIDFLVGLNQRLQSDIQYGIRLEPGVQTPEETLTLKSGSCRDSGWLMVETLRHLGLAARFVSGYLIQLKSDVKALDGPSGTEVDFTDLHAWCEVYLPGGGWIGLDPTSGLMAGEGHIPLACTPQPSSAAPISGAVDKCEVEFSHEMRVTRVWESPRVTKPYTEDQWGEMLALGEAVDAELVAGDVRLTMGGEPTFVSVDDRDGAEWNTDALGPTKRLYAQELVRRLRDEYGQGGFLHFGQGKWYPGEQLPRWALSIYWRKDGQPCWHNPELFADERDPHQYTADDAQRFIRLLSAKLGMTDQFVQTGYEDTWYYLWRERRLPVNVDPFDSRLEDELERVRLRRVFAQGLDEPIGYVLPLKPSDAPSLAGPRWVTGPWFFRDERMYLIPGDSPMGYRLPLDSLPWVAKKDYPYQIDHDPFAQRDTLPASSQVRSQYAAHVIGGGFAEGGTVALQRGGPSEGDYAFGDVFGADLTTSGSGTGTGSGAGLGAGSEAGAGGAAGVGNGPGTVSRAAPLSALSSLSAEELARHPQRFESAHWITRTALCVEARDPRRANGPKAEGVGQATGVLYVFMPPLAHLADYLDLLAAVEATAEDLGVQIVLEGYPPPRDPRLTVLQVTPDPGVIEVNIHPAHSWRDLVSQTEFLYDAAWKTRLSTEKFMLDGRHTGTGGGNHMVMGGATPSDSPFLRRPDLLASLLTYWHNHPSLSYLFSGMFIGPTSQAPRVDEARNDQIYELEIALAEIERNKAIYGTDMPPWLVDRTLRNVLIDVTGNTHRSEFCIDKLYSPDSSTGRLGLLELRAFEMPPHARMSIVQQLLLRTLIARFWKEPYRAPLVRWGTELHDRFLLPTFVRMDLDDVMADLQQDGYAFDSAWFAPHFEFRFPKVGEMSARGVHLTLRNALEPWHVMGEEGAIGGTVRYVDSSLERIEVLVTGLVDPRHVVTVNGEPLALQPTGRVGEYVAGVRYRAWQPPAALHPTIGVHAPLTFDLVDTWNNRSLGGCQYHVAHPGGRNHDTFPVNSFEAESRRLARFFAMGHTPGKVVPGVAQRSLEFPFTLDLRRT, encoded by the coding sequence GTGTCCATCCACGTCGCGCTCAGTCACGTCACCCACTACACCTACGACCGCCTGGTCAACATGGCGCCACAGATCGTGCGCCTGCGGCCGGCGCCGCACTGCCGCACGCCGATCCTGTCGTATTCGCTGCGGGTCGAGCCCGAGACCCATTTCATCAACTGGCAGCAGGACCCGTTCTCGAACTACCTCGGCCGTCTCGTCTTCCCGGAGCCGACGCGCCACTTCAAGGTCACCGTCGATCTGGTGGCCGAGATGTCGGTCTACAACCCGTTCGACTTTTTCCTGGAGCCGAGCGCCGAGAACTACCCCTTCGTCTACGAGGACGGGCTGAAGCAGGAGCTGGCGCCGTACCTGGTGCCGGAGCCCGCCACCCCTGCGCTGCAGGCGTTCGTGGATTCGATCGACCGCAAGGAAGTGCGCACGATCGACTTCCTCGTCGGCCTCAACCAGCGCCTGCAGAGCGACATCCAGTACGGCATCCGTCTGGAGCCGGGCGTGCAGACGCCGGAAGAGACGCTGACGCTGAAGTCGGGTTCGTGCCGTGACTCGGGCTGGCTGATGGTGGAGACGCTGCGCCACCTGGGCCTGGCGGCGCGCTTCGTGTCGGGTTACCTGATCCAGCTGAAGTCGGACGTGAAGGCCCTCGACGGCCCGAGCGGCACCGAAGTCGATTTCACCGACCTGCACGCCTGGTGCGAGGTCTACCTGCCCGGCGGCGGCTGGATCGGTCTGGACCCCACGTCGGGTCTGATGGCCGGCGAAGGCCACATCCCGCTGGCCTGCACGCCGCAGCCGTCGAGCGCGGCACCGATCAGCGGTGCCGTCGACAAGTGCGAGGTGGAGTTCAGCCACGAGATGCGCGTCACGCGCGTCTGGGAATCGCCGCGGGTCACCAAGCCCTACACCGAAGACCAGTGGGGCGAGATGCTGGCGCTGGGCGAGGCGGTGGATGCCGAGCTGGTCGCGGGCGACGTGCGCCTGACGATGGGCGGCGAGCCGACCTTTGTCTCGGTCGATGACCGCGACGGCGCCGAATGGAACACCGACGCGCTCGGCCCCACCAAGCGCCTCTATGCGCAGGAACTGGTGCGCCGCCTGCGGGACGAGTACGGGCAGGGCGGTTTCCTGCACTTCGGCCAGGGCAAGTGGTACCCGGGCGAGCAGCTGCCGCGCTGGGCGCTGTCGATCTACTGGCGCAAGGACGGCCAGCCCTGCTGGCACAACCCGGAGCTGTTCGCCGACGAGCGCGATCCGCACCAGTACACCGCCGACGATGCGCAGCGCTTCATCCGCCTGCTCAGCGCCAAGCTCGGCATGACCGACCAGTTCGTGCAGACGGGCTACGAGGACACCTGGTACTACCTGTGGCGCGAGCGCCGCCTGCCGGTCAACGTCGACCCGTTCGACAGCCGGCTGGAGGACGAGCTGGAGCGGGTGCGCCTGCGCCGGGTCTTCGCGCAGGGGCTGGACGAGCCGATCGGCTACGTGCTGCCGCTCAAGCCTAGCGACGCGCCGTCGCTGGCCGGCCCGCGCTGGGTGACCGGCCCGTGGTTCTTCCGCGACGAGCGCATGTACCTGATCCCCGGCGACTCGCCGATGGGCTACCGGCTGCCGCTGGACTCGCTGCCCTGGGTCGCCAAGAAGGACTATCCGTACCAGATCGACCACGACCCGTTCGCCCAGCGCGACACGCTGCCGGCGTCGTCGCAGGTGCGCAGCCAGTACGCCGCGCATGTCATCGGTGGCGGCTTTGCTGAAGGTGGCACGGTGGCGCTGCAGCGTGGCGGGCCGTCCGAAGGTGACTATGCGTTCGGCGATGTCTTCGGTGCGGACCTGACCACGTCGGGTTCCGGTACCGGCACGGGTTCCGGCGCAGGCCTCGGTGCTGGTTCGGAAGCCGGTGCAGGCGGTGCGGCTGGTGTGGGCAATGGCCCGGGAACCGTGTCGCGTGCCGCGCCGCTGTCCGCGTTGTCGTCGCTGAGTGCGGAGGAACTCGCCCGCCACCCGCAGCGCTTCGAGTCGGCCCACTGGATCACCCGCACCGCGCTGTGCGTCGAGGCGCGTGACCCGCGCCGCGCCAATGGCCCGAAGGCCGAAGGCGTGGGCCAGGCCACCGGCGTGCTCTATGTCTTCATGCCGCCGCTGGCGCATCTGGCGGATTACCTGGATCTGCTCGCCGCCGTCGAGGCGACCGCCGAGGATCTGGGTGTGCAGATCGTCCTCGAAGGCTATCCGCCGCCGCGCGACCCGCGCCTGACGGTGCTGCAGGTCACGCCGGACCCGGGTGTCATCGAAGTCAACATCCACCCCGCGCACAGCTGGCGCGATCTGGTGTCGCAGACCGAGTTCCTCTACGACGCGGCCTGGAAGACCCGCCTGTCGACCGAGAAGTTCATGCTCGACGGCCGCCACACCGGCACCGGCGGTGGCAACCACATGGTCATGGGCGGCGCCACGCCGTCGGACTCGCCGTTCCTGCGCCGGCCGGACCTGCTGGCTTCGCTGCTGACCTACTGGCACAACCACCCGTCCTTGAGCTATCTGTTCTCGGGCATGTTCATCGGCCCGACCAGCCAGGCGCCGCGCGTCGACGAGGCCCGCAACGACCAGATCTACGAGCTGGAAATCGCGCTGGCCGAGATCGAGCGCAACAAGGCGATCTACGGCACGGACATGCCGCCGTGGCTGGTGGACCGCACGCTGCGCAACGTGCTGATCGACGTCACCGGCAACACGCACCGCAGCGAGTTCTGCATTGACAAGCTCTACTCGCCGGACTCGTCCACGGGCCGCCTGGGTCTGCTGGAGCTGCGCGCCTTCGAGATGCCGCCGCATGCGCGCATGTCGATCGTGCAGCAGTTGCTGCTGCGCACGCTGATCGCCCGGTTCTGGAAGGAGCCGTACCGCGCGCCGCTGGTGCGCTGGGGCACCGAGCTGCACGACCGCTTCCTGCTGCCGACCTTCGTGCGGATGGACCTTGACGACGTGATGGCCGACCTGCAGCAGGACGGTTATGCCTTCGATTCGGCCTGGTTCGCGCCGCATTTCGAGTTCCGCTTCCCGAAGGTGGGCGAGATGTCGGCGCGTGGTGTGCACCTGACGCTGCGCAACGCGCTGGAGCCGTGGCACGTGATGGGCGAGGAGGGTGCGATCGGTGGCACGGTGCGCTACGTCGATTCGTCGCTGGAGCGCATCGAGGTGCTGGTCACCGGGCTGGTCGATCCGCGCCATGTCGTCACCGTCAACGGCGAGCCGCTGGCGCTGCAGCCGACCGGCCGGGTGGGCGAGTACGTGGCGGGGGTGCGTTACCGTGCCTGGCAGCCGCCGGCCGCGCTGCACCCGACCATCGGCGTCCATGCGCCGCTGACCTTCGACCTGGTCGACACCTGGAACAACCGCTCGCTGGGCGGCTGCCAGTACCATGTGGCGCATCCGGGCGGACGCAACCACGACACCTTCCCGGTGAATTCGTTCGAGGCCGAGAGCCGCCGTCTGGCGCGCTTCTTCGCGATGGGCCACACCCCGGGCAAGGTCGTGCCGGGCGTGGCGCAGCGCAGTCTGGAGTTCCCCTTCACGCTGGACCTGCGCCGGACCTGA